One Microlunatus soli genomic window carries:
- a CDS encoding YciI family protein, whose protein sequence is MAEYLIFFNQQWVGDHPDDWWATRIAPSMAVVEEMKAAGVYVFAGGLEEDPEDAYSADATSGEVVITDGPFVETKEFLGGFTVIDVPDDETATMWAGKVAVGCGWPQEVRRFKPVPEPPTGGG, encoded by the coding sequence ATGGCGGAGTATCTGATCTTCTTCAATCAGCAATGGGTGGGAGACCATCCCGACGACTGGTGGGCCACGCGTATCGCGCCGTCGATGGCGGTGGTCGAGGAGATGAAGGCCGCCGGGGTGTACGTCTTCGCCGGCGGCCTGGAGGAGGACCCGGAGGACGCTTACAGCGCCGACGCGACCAGCGGCGAGGTGGTGATCACCGACGGGCCGTTCGTCGAGACCAAGGAATTCCTCGGCGGCTTCACCGTGATCGACGTGCCCGACGACGAGACCGCCACGATGTGGGCCGGCAAGGTCGCGGTTGGCTGCGGCTGGCCGCAGGAGGTGCGCCGGTTCAAGCCGGTTCCCGAACCTCCGACCGGCGGCGGGTGA
- a CDS encoding LacI family DNA-binding transcriptional regulator — MNARSSGRPSLADIAAEAGVSTSQASRILSRHPGLRAKPETQERVRAVAERLGYQPHRGARALRMSRVGTIGLVVHDVTNPIHAEIIRGAQGALTEQGHALLLADAEELARNPDTFTEILGPGRMDGLIWHASGESYDAAMITRAAATMPTLLINSTSQVGVPALHLDDTGAARLAVDHLIGLGHRRIGFLGGAPHSDLTRRRYAGYLDALQQHGVPNDDRLVCSDAWDADSGGRQMAELLSLAEPPTAVFVANIIVATGALAAARSRGVSVPTELSMITLHDAWFAALASPAITTVRLPLRELGRQSVTRIQQLASESAAADAPATRTTMINDPAPYLVPRDTTEPPKPRSPRHTR, encoded by the coding sequence GTGAACGCTCGGAGTTCCGGACGCCCCTCGCTGGCCGACATCGCCGCCGAGGCCGGAGTGTCCACCTCGCAGGCATCCCGGATCCTGTCCCGGCATCCCGGCCTGCGGGCCAAGCCGGAGACCCAGGAACGGGTCCGCGCCGTCGCGGAGCGGTTGGGTTATCAGCCGCATCGCGGTGCGCGGGCATTGCGGATGAGTCGGGTCGGGACCATCGGGTTGGTCGTCCACGACGTCACCAATCCGATCCACGCCGAGATCATCCGCGGCGCCCAGGGCGCGCTGACAGAACAGGGGCACGCGCTGCTGCTCGCCGACGCCGAAGAACTCGCCCGCAACCCGGACACGTTCACCGAGATCCTCGGACCGGGCCGGATGGACGGCCTCATCTGGCACGCCAGCGGCGAGAGCTACGACGCAGCGATGATCACCCGCGCCGCAGCGACCATGCCGACCCTGTTGATCAACAGCACCAGCCAGGTCGGTGTCCCGGCCCTGCATCTGGACGACACGGGCGCCGCCCGGCTTGCGGTCGATCACCTGATCGGTCTCGGCCATCGTCGGATCGGATTCCTCGGCGGCGCACCACACTCCGACCTGACCCGGCGCCGCTACGCCGGCTACCTGGATGCCCTGCAACAACACGGCGTGCCGAACGACGACCGGCTGGTCTGCTCGGATGCCTGGGACGCCGACTCGGGCGGCCGACAGATGGCCGAGCTGTTGTCCCTGGCCGAACCGCCGACAGCCGTCTTCGTGGCCAACATCATCGTCGCCACCGGCGCCCTGGCCGCCGCCCGCAGCCGCGGAGTGTCGGTACCGACCGAGCTGTCGATGATCACGCTGCACGACGCCTGGTTCGCCGCTCTGGCGTCTCCGGCGATCACCACCGTCCGCCTTCCGCTGCGGGAGCTGGGCCGACAGTCCGTCACCCGGATCCAGCAGTTGGCGTCCGAGTCCGCTGCTGCGGACGCTCCAGCGACCCGGACGACCATGATCAACGATCCCGCCCCCTACCTGGTCCCCCGGGACACCACTGAACCCCCGAAACCCCGATCACCGAGGCACACCCGATGA
- a CDS encoding ATP-binding cassette domain-containing protein, producing the protein MSPTEMADVLIAAEDVTKIYDTRAGPVTAVDGVSVQVRRGETLGVVGESGSGKSTLARLLMGLQPPTDGRIVFGDRDLASYRGKEMRRLRQRMQMVFQSPLGSLLPHFSAAAAVMEPLRVHGRGTKQSRRQRAIELLELVGVNPDFADLYPTQFSGGQQQRIAIARALALEPELLVCDEPTSSLDVSIQAQILALLENLKDQLGLSCVFISHNLAVVERLADRVAVMSSGTVVETGDTEQLFADPQHPYTRKLLDAVLPVTSA; encoded by the coding sequence ATGAGCCCGACCGAGATGGCCGACGTGTTGATCGCCGCCGAGGACGTGACCAAGATCTACGACACCAGAGCCGGCCCGGTGACCGCCGTCGACGGCGTCAGCGTCCAGGTCCGGCGCGGCGAGACACTCGGCGTTGTCGGCGAGAGCGGCAGCGGCAAGTCGACGCTGGCTCGGCTGCTGATGGGACTGCAGCCGCCGACCGACGGCCGGATCGTCTTCGGTGATCGTGATCTTGCCAGCTACCGCGGCAAGGAGATGCGCCGGCTCCGGCAACGGATGCAGATGGTCTTCCAGAGTCCGCTCGGCTCCCTGCTGCCGCACTTCAGCGCCGCGGCAGCGGTGATGGAGCCGCTGCGCGTGCACGGACGCGGCACCAAGCAGTCCCGCCGGCAGCGGGCGATCGAGCTGCTCGAACTGGTCGGCGTCAATCCCGACTTCGCCGACCTCTACCCGACCCAGTTCTCCGGCGGCCAGCAGCAGCGGATCGCCATCGCCCGAGCACTGGCACTGGAGCCGGAGCTGCTGGTCTGCGACGAGCCGACGTCAAGTCTCGACGTGTCGATCCAGGCCCAGATCCTTGCCCTGCTGGAGAATCTGAAGGACCAGCTCGGGCTGTCCTGTGTCTTCATCTCCCACAACCTGGCCGTCGTCGAACGCCTCGCCGACCGGGTTGCGGTGATGTCGTCGGGCACCGTTGTCGAGACCGGCGACACCGAACAGCTCTTCGCCGACCCACAGCATCCCTACACCCGCAAGCTGCTGGACGCCGTGCTGCCGGTGACGTCGGCCTGA